The Dendropsophus ebraccatus isolate aDenEbr1 chromosome 2, aDenEbr1.pat, whole genome shotgun sequence DNA segment TGAAACTGCTCCCACTAACGGGTCTCAGAGGGTCATACACGACTTTTCAGGGAACCTATCACATTACATATTAGATCTGACCCAAGACAAATTGCAATGAATGCTCTTATGTCTGCTCTTATATTCTCTGCCCCAGGAGGATGAGCGTCTTCTCGGTGCTCTTCgtgtcctcctccttcctcctcctttcctcctcttccttctgtctccttcctcctcaccctcctcttccTTCTGTCTCCTTCCAGGATGATGAGCGTTTTCCCGATGCTGTTCGTGTCCGTCTctatcctcctcaccctcctcttcgCTCTCACTTCCTGGAGACAAAAGAAGAAATATCAGTTCTTACCCCCGGGACCTGCTCCGCTGCCCCTTCTGGGAAACCCTAAATATATTGGGGAGCACGCTGTCTGCAAACACATCCCGGAGGTAGGTGACCAAGGGGAATCATATTTTTCATTACAgtaaagtatgtgccccccacaCCCAAGCAAGGACTGATGTAGGCATTGTGACTGACTATACTACCTCTAGTGGTTTCCCAACAGTATACTCTGTATACGTAGTATAGTGCCATACAGCACCTATGTTGGGCACCATATTGGTTTTATACAATGTATATTAATTTCACATGCTACCGCCTGGCAGTGCTCTGATAATGCTGCCATTCAGTGCCTGAGAAGTGCCCTGTTCTGTAGATTATAACACTTGTGCCTCCTGATTTACCCCTTTTTTAACTCTGTTTCCTCTGAAGCTCTGGAAGAAGTATGGTCCAGTGTTCACCATCTGGAAGTCAACTGATCCGGTTGTCGTCCTCTGTGGTTACGAGGTGGTGAAGGACGCCTTATTGACTCATGGAGAGGAGTTCAGCGGCCGTCCCTTCTTTCCTGTCGTTGATGTCTACTCAGAGGGATACAGTAAGGAGACCTGACATTTCAAGGGCTCGAAGCAGCCCTGAAGGAGGCCCCAAGGGGGAGGAGCATGGCACTAGAATTGTTTAAGTTGTGGCCACTTATTCCAGGgaaggggaacctgtggccctccagctgttggaaagaTGCAATTCTCATTAtgtctggacagacaaagctttggtTTTGGCTCTCCCGGCATGGTggtggttgtagttttgcagcagctggagggccacaggttcccatcCTTGCTTTAATTTTTGTCATGCTCAACCCCCGAGGAGCTGCACTGGGTATAACATGGATTATAAGATATGCCCGGTGAGGATCCTTGGTCAGCGGGATATAAATGGTGTCTTCATCACGCCTGCTGAGAATTTTATGCAGAAAATCCCTTTAGTCATATGATTGGGTTCCAATGTGTGATCCTTCTTTAATAAGCAAAGTCCACCATCTTCTCTCCAACTAGGAGAACCCCTCCAGCAAGTCACGCCTATGGAAAGAAAGATGTCCGCCTCCAGGATAATCACATGGGGAGGGCAGGGGGTCAGGTAACAGGGGCAGCTGCTCCACAGCTGGCGGTAGAATATCATCTTATAGACAGTAGCAGGGTGGATATTACCCACATAACATTGTATCGCCGTGGAATATCTGATCTATACACCCGATGGTGGACAGTCTGTAGTGATATGGACAGAGGGATGGTGGTCACAGGGATAGACGTTCTTACACTGTGTTAATGATTATTCAATACCATAAACCTCTCCGCAGGTTTTCCCAGCCTTAATGGAGAGAGATGGCGTCAGCTCCGCAGGTTCACAGTTGCCTCCCTGAAGAATCTAGGGATGGGGAAGAAGCCGATGGAGAAATGGATCTTGGAGGAATCTGAACGCCTAATCAAAGCCATGAGCCTGACTGGAGGTGAGCGTCCTCTACTCGTCATCATGGAATAAGATCTCTCTGGTTTATAATTAGTAATTTGGGCAAATCTGTAGGCCATTCGGACCCTCCCTCAGGGCCCCAGCACACGAGTAACGTGGTGGGCGGAGGGCCCaaacaaaagtttgctatggggcacagccatttctagttacgcccctgcttctGATGGTCTAGAGGGGTTTGTGGTTAACACCATATCTCTGGTGGTCTCTTCTAGGTGTTACGTGTGCAGTGGGACAGCTGAAGGAGCACCactggggcacttgtcatggtggccaggagtgattCAAGCTATGCTCACCCCTGGATATGCTGACTCGGCACTACCAAAattgttaggagttgtagttgtgagGAGCTGTAGTGAGTTGTACGCTACTGAAGACACTCCAAGCTCTTAAACAGTTAATGCATTTAGCGAGGAACATTGAAGTGCAGTATGTTAGGCAACTCTTGACTAGAAGTGtaaatggtacagtacataataCACTTGCTATCTGAGATCCCTTGGATGGGGGTTGATCTTTGGGTATACTTGAATAAGTTTGTAGTGTAAGTTGCAGCTGGATGCTGTTAGGTATGTATAGGGCTTGGTGCAGTGTTACTTGAGAGAAGGGGGTTTAGTTTAGAACCTTCGGGTCTGGATAGAGTGCTCTGATCACCTTGGGGGTGGCGATAGAAAATACCTGCTTCCACTGGGATGAACATCCACCCTGGCTGTCctgtgggcactgagtgacacatgATCAGGAATGCAGGCCCAAAGCTGGATGAGCAGTTTATCCTGGCGACCCTCTAGGAACACTAGCGACTTGCAGCAGTGTCTCGCCTTGGGTAGTGCACTTAGCTAACTGTTGGCTTGACTTGACTGTAGACAGAACCTCCTTTTTTACGCGTCTGATAGGCCTTTTGTGTGGATGACGTTTTCCCCTATCTAGTCTACACTTTCTCTCCTCCTCAGACTTCTTCTCTTCCATCCCCAGGGAGCTTTACAATCCACCTAAAGGGCGAGGGTGTTGTGTGAGGTACCCTCCACAGGGATTAGATCTCAGACAGCGTACAATGGAAACTTGTGATAGGCCAAACACATATTCAATCCAAAACAGTTAACCCCTCCATTACTTCTCCAGCAGCTATACCTGAGTACTTCACTGCAcaacagtgacaccaagtggtgggagCTGCATACTACAGTTATCTATAACAATGGATACACACAAACAGGATACCGACCTATACCTTCTAGAAAACTTGCTCCGGGATCCTGTATCTTGTTTCCTCTTCATTGACTGACAGCCACTGTAGCTTCCAGATCTCAGAACAAGCCAGCCACACCAGTATAGTTTAACAGTAAAAACTGTcccctgaatacccctttaagatctctgcATCCCATCACACATCCACAGAGAAGTGTTCTAGATCAGATTTTTACCAAAGACAGGTGAATTTATAAGCAGTAAGCGCCCCTAGTGGTGGGGCCTGAAAGTGCAGCTACAGGGGCTTCCCCTAAGGTCCCTGGAGGTAATGAGTGTCTTTATTTTCTCAGGAAAAGCCATCAGTGCTCTGCATCTGCTGGGCTGCGCCGTGGGGAACATCACTATCTACGCTCTGCTGGGCGAGCACTTCGACTATGGAGATGCAAAGTTCCAGGAGCTGATTATAACCACCAGGAAGTTCATCTATGACACTCACTCACCCCTACATGAGGTACGGAGGCGGCTACTCCTTATGTGTATTCATGATACAGGGCTAAATGTCCCAGCAGGAAGCCTTCAGCATGAGCTGCATCATagtgtcctcctcctgtgctgatcTCCtgaagccacaaccaaaggctgCGCTACAGAGGCTGTGTGGTGGTGTGCCGCCTTACCGTGGTGTGTGGACGAATCTACTCTAagactccttcacccaagggactaacttcctatccagcgtgtaaggtgcgctgtggttgggtggaaaaagtgcaacagaagagcagaatgtgcagcttccatacttcaatacataacacagtgacatctagtggtcatctcttaatactattttggctgcaataagaccaaaaagtacagacttttgcgaagtgtgtgaacagtaacacccctagtgggataccACAATTGTAGCCtcgctctatatacacagtctcATGTGATGTAAGGGGTTGGTATACGGCGTATCCATTGTAGCCTCCCTCTCTATATACAATCTCATGTGATGTAAAGGGTCGGTATACGGCGTATCCATTGTAGCCTCACTCTCTATATACAATCTCATGTGATGTAAAGGGTCGGTATACGGCGTATCCATTGTAGCCTCGCTCTTTATATACACAGTCTCATGTTATGTGAGGGGTTGGTATACAGCGTATCCATTGTAGCCTCCCTCTCTATATACAATCTCATGTGATGTAAGGGGTCGGTATACGGCGTATCCATTGTAGCCTCGCTCTCTGTATAAACAGTCTCATGTGATGTGAGGGGTTGGTATACAGCGTATCCATTGTAGCcttcctctctatatacacaatatCATGTGATGTAACAGGAAAGTATACGGCGTATCTATTGTAGCCTCCCTCTCTATATACAATCTCATGTGATGTAAGGGGTCGGTATACGGCGTATCCATTGTAGcctccctctatatacagtctcaTGTGATGTAAGGGGTTGGTATACGGCGTATCCATTGTAGCCTCACTCTCTATATACAGtctcatatgatgtaataggacaGTATATGGCGTATCCATTGTAGCctccatctctatatacagtctcGTGATGTAAGGGGTTGGTATACGGCGTATCCATTGTAGCCtcgctctctatatacagtctcATGTGATGTAAGGGGTCGGTATATGGCGTATCCATTGTAGCCtcactctctatatacacagtctcTCATGATGTAACAGGACAGTATACGGCGTATCCATTGTAGCCtccatctctatatacacagtctcATGTGATGTAAGGGGTTGGTATACAGCGTATCCATTGTACCctccctctctatatacagtctcATGTGATGTAAGGGGTCGGTATACGGCCTATCCATTGTAGCCTCCATCTCTATATACAATCTCATGTGATGTAATGGGTTGGTATACGGCGTATCCATTGTAGCCtcgctctctatatacagtcttATATGATGTAAGGGGTTGGTATACGGCGTATCCATTGTAGCCTCAGTCTCAGGTTCCTTCTCTTCTCATCCTGCAGCTTGGAAACACTTTCCCGGTTCTCCTCAACGTCCCAATCCTCAAGGACAAAATCTTCAAGGAAAGTTCCCAGCTGATCTCATTTGTCCGAAAATACATTGAGCAGCACAAAGAGAGTCTGAACCCGAGCGCTCCCCGAGACTTCACCGACTACTTCCTGATAAAGATCAAAGaggtagagatgtagcagagccgagcgcCGAGATGTGCAGCTAAGATTCTAAACGTAACATAGCTGCCAGCCTCACtgggaggtagtcacagccccgccccctctataccatgtgtatagaggtagtcacagccccgccccctctataccatgtgtatagaggtagtcacagccctgccccctgtatatcctgtgtatagagagggagtcacagccctgccccctgtgtatcctgtgtatagagaggtagtcacagccccgccccctgtatatcctgtgtatagagaggtagtcacagccccgccccctgtatatcctgtgtatagagaggtagtcacagccccgccccctgtatatcctgtgtatagagaggtagtcacagccctgccccctgtatatcctgtgtatagagagggagtctgtatttggccgatattggctgctacggccgataattgttcagtgtaaatgaCTCATACAGCTACGATaacgctgccgtcgctccatggaataggaccgctgctgtatgctatgggctgcctggacgatctagcgatcacccaggcagccttccccaaccccccccccccccccccacccccggactcGCTCACTGCTGCTGCGTGAATAAGAGGCAGCAGCCagcgggaaacaaggagcaaacaagcgctaacagagctcgtttgctcttcgtagttgccccgtggaataggggcttgagATTCTAAATGTAACAGAGCTGCCAGCCTCACtgaaaggtagtcacagccccgccccctgtatatcatgcgtatagaggtaatcacagccccgccccctgtttatcatgtgtatagaggtagttaCAGTTCCGCCCCCTGTACATCATGTgcatagaggtagtcacagccccgcccctggcgGACACCACTGATATAATGACATGTCGTCTATGTACAGGGTATGTGGTAGATGTAGTGGAGCTGGCAGAGCCCACTTGTGTGACTGGTGTAGTGACCGGTGCGGATATAGCACTGACCTCTTATCTCTATACAGGAGGAAAATATCCCGGGCAGTCACTTCACAGACACCAGCCTCCTGATGACCCTCATCGCCCTCCTCGCCGCTGGCACCGAGACCACAACCACCACGCTGAACTTCTGCTTGTTCTTAATGAGTAATTACCCCGATGTGCAGGGTAAGAAAgtccctgtatatatcatgtgACGTGTttgtgtgagatatatatatcatgtatgactgctGTGTATATTTCATGTACAGTATGACtgcgctgtatatatcatgtatgactgtgctgtgtatatatatatatatatatatatatatatatatatatatcatgtatgactgtgctgtgtgtatatatcatgtgtgactgtgctgtatatatcatgtatgactgagctgtgtgtatatatatatatatatatatatatatcatgtatgactgtgctgtatgtatatcatgtatgactgtgctgtttatatatatcatgtatgactgtgctctgtgtgtgtatatatatatatatatatcatgtatgactgtgctgtatgtatatatatatctatatcatgtatgactgcgctgtatgtatatatatatcatgtatgactgcgctgtatgtatatatatcatgtatgactgtgctgtatatatatcatgtgtgactgcgctgtgtgtatatatatcatgtgtgactgcgctgtgtgtatatatatcatgtgtgactgcgCTGTAtgtatatcatgtatgactgcgCTGTATATATCTGTGGTGCGCCCCCGCGGTGTTATGGCggagggacggccggtcactttccagatggtgaagtgtgacgccagtcctatgctggttggccgagatatagccaggCCCAGTgatgttgggcacacaggtatggtggcacacctgcttttagtttgagggcaggttacaccttgttcccctgtggtcagtgatctGCTGGGCTGTTGCAAAGTCCCTTGggtagtagtcacggtgggccGCAGTGGAATGattacccacctggactattgccACTGCCACCCACacaaaggggagataacccaaggaatgtttgtgtgctgtgttggtgcggggggaaaaccacagagtctctttatcataaataaggtcTGCTTTACTTGAATGCGTATGTAcggcaggtcatacagctttaccTTGAAACAACACTTTATACTTGGTAAGACaatttaggatccagatctgtggtgagcagaggagaagtagtagtcgtgtggactgagttgtgtgctgagagtATAGAgttagaggagcagagaggaggatgtcgtgagagtcccaacccaattagtactgtgctctgccgggatgtggagGATGAGGTAAAAATAGAAGAATGCTTAGCTaaaattatgttaatttgttttccccatTGGCATCGCAACGATGggggtattttcgcccctgcgagcacctgggacgaaggaatatttaattaaaacaataattaaagtttaaccccttaacgacatcgggcgtatattcacgccctgatgccggtaaggacgttcagagcggggccgcgcggcgaccccgctctgaaccgcggcggtcacgggtgccgcttgtagcccgggggggggggggaataaccctaaccccagggagggggggaataaccctaaccccaggggggggggggggggggaataaaccctaaccccaggggtgggggggggggggggggggggggggggggggggggggaataaccctaaccccagggggggggggggggggggggggggggggggaataaccctaaccccaggggggggggggaataaccctaaccccagggggggggtgggggtggggaataaccctaaccccatgggggggggggggggggaataaccctaaccccaggggggggggggggggtgggggaattAACCCTaacccgcgggggggggggggggggctgggtgggggactaaccctaaaacccccaccccctcagggggggggggggggggggggaataacctaaccccaggggggggggggggggaattaaccctaaccccagggggggggaggaatacccaaccccaggggggcatAACCtaacccaggggggggggggggggataaccctaacccaggggggggaataaccctaacccaagtggggggggggggggggggaaataactaaCCCCAGGGTGGAATAAccataaccccagggggggggggggggggaataacccataaccccaggggggggggcggggtgggaataaccctaaccccagggggggggggggggaataaccctaaccccaggggtggggggaataaccctaaacccagggggggggaataacccctaaccccagggggggggaataaccctaacccccagggggggggaataaccctaaccccagggggggggggggggggggcgggggggaataaccctaaccccag contains these protein-coding regions:
- the LOC138784256 gene encoding cytochrome P450 2C21-like isoform X2, with product MRYTGSRCQYIQMMSVFPMLFVSVSILLTLLFALTSWRQKKKYQFLPPGPAPLPLLGNPKYIGEHAVCKHIPELWKKYGPVFTIWKSTDPVVVLCGYEVVKDALLTHGEEFSGRPFFPVVDVYSEGYSFPSLNGERWRQLRRFTVASLKNLGMGKKPMEKWILEESERLIKAMSLTGGKAISALHLLGCAVGNITIYALLGEHFDYGDAKFQELIITTRKFIYDTHSPLHELGNTFPVLLNVPILKDKIFKESSQLISFVRKYIEQHKESLNPSAPRDFTDYFLIKIKEEENIPGSHFTDTSLLMTLIALLAAGTETTTTTLNFCLFLMSNYPDVQAKVQQEIDEVTGSQRPAGIMDRPQMPYTNAVLHEAQRVMDLAPMATYHAVTKKTTFKGYTLPKGTTVIPFISSVLNDPTQWETPEEFNPGHFLDDYGQFRLRPAFMAFSAGKRICAGENLARMELFLLFSALLQKFTFTLPPGAERQDCRQLKQNKIRSLFFSQVCAEPRPVSDTR
- the LOC138784256 gene encoding cytochrome P450 2C21-like isoform X1; translated protein: MPIVGPVAADPQFRTALWTRFCSSALQFTLWHGSWPRRDVWMMSVFPMLFVSVSILLTLLFALTSWRQKKKYQFLPPGPAPLPLLGNPKYIGEHAVCKHIPELWKKYGPVFTIWKSTDPVVVLCGYEVVKDALLTHGEEFSGRPFFPVVDVYSEGYSFPSLNGERWRQLRRFTVASLKNLGMGKKPMEKWILEESERLIKAMSLTGGKAISALHLLGCAVGNITIYALLGEHFDYGDAKFQELIITTRKFIYDTHSPLHELGNTFPVLLNVPILKDKIFKESSQLISFVRKYIEQHKESLNPSAPRDFTDYFLIKIKEEENIPGSHFTDTSLLMTLIALLAAGTETTTTTLNFCLFLMSNYPDVQAKVQQEIDEVTGSQRPAGIMDRPQMPYTNAVLHEAQRVMDLAPMATYHAVTKKTTFKGYTLPKGTTVIPFISSVLNDPTQWETPEEFNPGHFLDDYGQFRLRPAFMAFSAGKRICAGENLARMELFLLFSALLQKFTFTLPPGAERQDCRQLKQNKIRSLFFSQVCAEPRPVSDTR
- the LOC138784256 gene encoding cytochrome P450 2C21-like isoform X3 yields the protein MCSAGIHRMMSVFPMLFVSVSILLTLLFALTSWRQKKKYQFLPPGPAPLPLLGNPKYIGEHAVCKHIPELWKKYGPVFTIWKSTDPVVVLCGYEVVKDALLTHGEEFSGRPFFPVVDVYSEGYSFPSLNGERWRQLRRFTVASLKNLGMGKKPMEKWILEESERLIKAMSLTGGKAISALHLLGCAVGNITIYALLGEHFDYGDAKFQELIITTRKFIYDTHSPLHELGNTFPVLLNVPILKDKIFKESSQLISFVRKYIEQHKESLNPSAPRDFTDYFLIKIKEEENIPGSHFTDTSLLMTLIALLAAGTETTTTTLNFCLFLMSNYPDVQAKVQQEIDEVTGSQRPAGIMDRPQMPYTNAVLHEAQRVMDLAPMATYHAVTKKTTFKGYTLPKGTTVIPFISSVLNDPTQWETPEEFNPGHFLDDYGQFRLRPAFMAFSAGKRICAGENLARMELFLLFSALLQKFTFTLPPGAERQDCRQLKQNKIRSLFFSQVCAEPRPVSDTR
- the LOC138784256 gene encoding cytochrome P450 2C21-like isoform X4, coding for MMSVFPMLFVSVSILLTLLFALTSWRQKKKYQFLPPGPAPLPLLGNPKYIGEHAVCKHIPELWKKYGPVFTIWKSTDPVVVLCGYEVVKDALLTHGEEFSGRPFFPVVDVYSEGYSFPSLNGERWRQLRRFTVASLKNLGMGKKPMEKWILEESERLIKAMSLTGGKAISALHLLGCAVGNITIYALLGEHFDYGDAKFQELIITTRKFIYDTHSPLHELGNTFPVLLNVPILKDKIFKESSQLISFVRKYIEQHKESLNPSAPRDFTDYFLIKIKEEENIPGSHFTDTSLLMTLIALLAAGTETTTTTLNFCLFLMSNYPDVQAKVQQEIDEVTGSQRPAGIMDRPQMPYTNAVLHEAQRVMDLAPMATYHAVTKKTTFKGYTLPKGTTVIPFISSVLNDPTQWETPEEFNPGHFLDDYGQFRLRPAFMAFSAGKRICAGENLARMELFLLFSALLQKFTFTLPPGAERQDCRQLKQNKIRSLFFSQVCAEPRPVSDTR